A region from the Acinonyx jubatus isolate Ajub_Pintada_27869175 chromosome C2, VMU_Ajub_asm_v1.0, whole genome shotgun sequence genome encodes:
- the CCR8 gene encoding C-C chemokine receptor type 8 — translation MDYTLEPNVTTVTDDYYPDISSSPCDGELIQRDNKLLLAILYCVLFVFSLLGNSLVILVLVACKRLRSITDIYLLNLALSDLLFVFSFPFQTHYQLDQWVFGTAMCKLVSGFYYIGFFSSMFFITLMSVDRYLAVVHAVYAMTVRTARMGTALSLVMWLIAIVVTSPLLGLYQVASEDGVLQCYSSYGQQTLKWKIFIYLEINILGLLVPFTILIFCYVSIVHQLKRCQNHSKTKAIKLVLIVVVTSLLFWVPFNVVLFLTSLFNMKILDGCVLSQRLIYATHVTETISFTHCCVNPVIYAFMGERFKKHLSEIFQKSCGHILLYAGRQIPREGWDRSSSSCQNPLRSSSIDYIL, via the coding sequence ATGGATTACACCCTGGAGCCCAACGTGACAACAGTAACTGACGACTACTATCCTGATATCTCGTCGAGCCCCTGCGACGGGGAACTTATCCAAAGAGATAACAAGTTGTTACTTGCCATCCTCTACTGTGTCTTGTTTGTATTCAGTCTTCTGGGGAACAGCCTGGTCATCCTGGTCCTCGTCGCCTGCAAGAGGCTGAGGAGCATCACAGACATATACCTCTTGAACCTGGCCCTGTCGGACCTGCTTTttgtcttctccttccccttccagaCCCACTATCAGCTGGACCAGTGGGTGTTTGGGACTGCAATGTGCAAGCTGGTCTCCGGTTTTTATTACATCGGCTTCTTCAGCAGCATGTTCTTCATCACCCTCATGAGTGTGGACAGGTACCTGGCAGTTGTCCACGCTGTGTATGCCATGACGGTGAGGACGGCCAGAATGGGCACAGCCCTGAGTCTGGTCATGTGGCTGATCGCCATCGTGGTCACCAGCCCGCTACTGGGATTGTACCAAGTGGCCTCCGAAGACGGCGTTCTACAGTGCTACTCGTCTTACGGTCAGCAGACTCTGAAGTGGAAGATCTTCATCTACTTGGAGATTAACATCTTAGGTCTGCTGGTCCCATTCACCATCCTTATCTTCTGCTACGTGAGCATCGTGCACCAACTGAAGCGTTGCCAGAACCACAGCAAGACCAAGGCCATCAAGCTGGTGCTCATTGTCGTGGTCACTTCCTTGCTCTTCTGGGTCCCGTTCAACGTGGTCCTCTTCCTCACGTCCCTGTTCAACATGAAGATCTTGGACGGATGTGTCCTGAGCCAGCGGCTCATTTATGCTACCCATGTCACAGAAACCATCTCCTTCACTCACTGCTGCGTGAACCCTGTGATCTATGCGTTCATGGGCGAGAGGTTCAAGAAACACCTCTCAGAAATATTCCAGAAGAGCTGCGGCCACATCCTCCTCTACGCAGGAAGACAAATCCCCAGGGAGGGCTGGGACAGGTCCTCCTCCTCTTGCCAGAACCCCCTCCGATCCTCCAGCATAGACTACATTTTGTGA